A genomic region of Rheinheimera sp. MMS21-TC3 contains the following coding sequences:
- a CDS encoding serine hydrolase: MQTITKVLSVSLLSALISACSSTVTSPEQSNIALDQKIRQTAQASLQAFNIPGIAVVAVQDGKVVLAEGFGIRDLANQELVTADTLFGIASHTKAFTAAAIGQLVAQGKVNWDDKVIQHLPEFRLADASLTQKVTIRDLLSHRTGLGLGAGDLMIWPNTDKTSEQLLAGVAHLPIEQDLRQGFAYNNLMFVTAGLVIERVTGMPYAQYIAEHFFQPLQMDNSVVGFDNLKPDNSNIAIGNIDYKGEVHRFPLDYLQDFAAAGATLSSVDDMGNWLLTLLNEGKSPSGAQIIAPEQLAQMWQLTTPLPVRHKSGQQSTHFRGYGMGWFVKDYHGVKHISHSGGILGMLSLTTLIPEKNFAITVLSNQQAFQGLTTVTEEALEQVLNLPDTDWLALQTKQYQEFMQHKNSFELKPADNKTAALPLKHYAGKYQDNWYGEVTVQQQAEQLHISFDHTEILKGVLEHYDGNTFVVRWNEPLLEADAFIRFTAADNGKINSATMEAIADFTDFSFDFHNLNLVKKQ; this comes from the coding sequence ATGCAAACAATAACTAAAGTTCTTAGCGTCTCTTTGTTAAGTGCACTAATATCCGCTTGTAGTTCTACTGTTACTAGCCCTGAACAGAGTAATATTGCTTTAGACCAAAAAATTCGCCAAACAGCACAAGCAAGTTTGCAAGCATTTAATATTCCAGGTATTGCCGTAGTTGCAGTACAAGATGGCAAAGTTGTTTTAGCTGAAGGTTTTGGTATTCGCGACCTTGCCAACCAAGAACTGGTAACGGCGGATACGTTGTTTGGTATTGCTTCCCATACTAAGGCCTTTACTGCTGCGGCTATCGGCCAACTGGTTGCACAAGGGAAAGTGAACTGGGATGATAAAGTTATTCAACATTTACCTGAATTTCGCTTAGCGGATGCAAGCTTAACGCAAAAAGTGACTATTAGAGATTTATTAAGTCATCGCACAGGCTTAGGCTTAGGTGCAGGTGACTTAATGATTTGGCCAAATACAGATAAAACCTCAGAGCAACTCTTAGCTGGTGTTGCCCACTTGCCGATAGAGCAAGATTTACGCCAAGGGTTTGCCTATAACAACCTAATGTTTGTAACCGCAGGGCTAGTAATAGAACGAGTAACCGGCATGCCTTATGCGCAGTATATTGCAGAGCACTTTTTCCAGCCGTTACAAATGGATAACAGCGTTGTAGGCTTTGATAACTTAAAGCCAGATAACAGCAATATCGCTATTGGTAATATCGACTATAAAGGCGAAGTACATCGCTTCCCGCTTGATTATTTACAAGATTTTGCAGCTGCAGGTGCCACCCTATCTAGTGTCGATGACATGGGGAACTGGCTATTGACGTTATTAAATGAAGGTAAAAGCCCAAGCGGTGCGCAAATAATAGCGCCTGAACAATTAGCGCAAATGTGGCAGCTAACTACACCATTGCCGGTGCGGCATAAGTCGGGCCAGCAAAGCACTCATTTTAGAGGCTACGGCATGGGCTGGTTTGTAAAAGACTATCATGGTGTAAAACATATCTCTCATAGCGGTGGTATCTTAGGCATGCTGTCGTTAACAACGCTAATTCCAGAGAAAAATTTCGCCATTACAGTGCTGTCTAATCAACAGGCTTTTCAAGGTTTAACAACAGTAACAGAAGAAGCCTTAGAGCAAGTGCTTAACTTGCCTGACACTGATTGGTTAGCATTGCAAACTAAACAATATCAAGAATTTATGCAGCATAAAAATAGCTTTGAGTTAAAGCCTGCTGATAATAAAACTGCTGCATTACCGTTAAAGCATTATGCCGGTAAATATCAAGACAATTGGTATGGTGAAGTGACCGTTCAGCAACAGGCTGAGCAATTGCATATTAGCTTTGACCATACTGAAATTCTAAAAGGAGTATTAGAGCACTATGATGGCAATACCTTTGTTGTACGCTGGAATGAACCTTTATTAGAAGCTGACGCTTTTATCCGCTTTACTGCGGCTGATAACGGTAAAATTAACAGCGCAACAATGGAAGCTATAGCCGACTTTACTGACTTTAGCTTTGATTTTCATAATTTAAACTTAGTTAAAAAGCAGTAA
- a CDS encoding diguanylate cyclase — MTQAQASLDKQEEYLYRFWSVEAGLPQISVTAIEQDDAGYLWVGTQNGLARFDGVNFTVFNTANSPAFSSNFITAIHFDKQQRLWIGTANGLIRYQDNKFSALDKVRLHNGISDIVEQEDGAIYIGAGDLYQWNEQLESLQRVLAHQGVVTSLLNHQDILYIGGQSGFAVLNQDGYQWYTAPDNLGELQVLQLGLQEGDLYLGTTNGLIRWHNHRWYPMSLPDHPDGKQLEMFYSDPEQRLWVASYKNLYQIFQREVFTAQQVQGKFEEFSWIEAMLRDKFGNLWLGSHAYGLKRLRKPQTQRYSTKQGIADPFVWSLQPWREHMLVGTNNGLSLLNDGQFETVPANKHIPNPLVYSMFLDSKHRLWLGLRGGLSRLDGNTLVWQQNYDSISHLMVSSFAEENERVWVGTNRGLYFVKENKLQLQLEPEVLQEAQVRTVALDSKHRLWVGTENGLYLREGDSFTELKDLPISGGFISVVKEFSDGNILIGSLNYGFVFGQPGEWYWFNQNNGLPGNGIIYVEKVANHLIVTNLEGAYRLNYAALSQGKAEQVYMMLDDRRPESVTDSRRCCNGAGSSKGALYANQLWFPTLDGVLAFPVEQLEQYGPIPQPVLESLTASGQQYFNHKTILTPEQRDWHFRFTAPFYTLPSSLMFRYQLEGYDNSWIDAGSRREAFYTNLPPGQYRFTVQSRLASDYRWSDAVSMDINLQYYWYETNTARIVVLLLFILLFWLLYRWRLMNLASAKQKLEILVQERTNELHQANQKLQRLSMQDALTGLANRHYLDTNIKQIISRSDRSSRPLIWALLDLDHFKQINDTFGHQVGDNVIKVVAELLQTNSRQSDHIIRWGGEEFLLLLEHSADALLVLKRIHQAIGCYPWQQEMGLKQPLTCSIGAITQLKDWDWQHSLRLADHALYWVKEHGRNGYMLLEVSSPPQSELLAETLNISQLLVEGKLKANTNLKFASN; from the coding sequence GTGACGCAAGCTCAGGCTAGTTTAGATAAGCAAGAAGAATATTTATACCGCTTTTGGTCGGTAGAGGCTGGCCTTCCCCAGATTTCAGTTACTGCAATCGAACAAGATGATGCAGGCTATCTTTGGGTCGGTACGCAAAATGGTTTAGCTCGTTTTGATGGTGTAAATTTTACGGTTTTCAATACTGCGAATAGCCCTGCTTTTTCATCCAACTTTATTACAGCTATCCATTTTGATAAGCAACAGCGCTTATGGATCGGTACAGCTAATGGCCTTATTCGTTATCAAGATAATAAATTTTCTGCTTTAGACAAGGTGCGACTCCATAATGGTATTAGTGATATTGTCGAACAAGAAGATGGCGCTATTTATATAGGAGCGGGTGATTTATATCAATGGAATGAGCAGCTAGAGTCATTACAGCGGGTATTAGCTCATCAAGGAGTGGTCACTTCACTACTTAACCACCAAGATATTTTATATATTGGTGGTCAGTCAGGATTTGCAGTATTAAATCAAGATGGATATCAATGGTATACGGCACCAGATAATTTGGGTGAGTTGCAAGTTTTACAATTAGGTTTGCAAGAAGGAGATTTATATTTAGGCACCACAAATGGCTTGATACGCTGGCATAATCATCGGTGGTATCCTATGTCTTTGCCAGATCACCCTGATGGCAAGCAGCTCGAAATGTTCTATTCAGATCCAGAGCAGCGACTCTGGGTTGCTAGTTATAAAAACTTATATCAAATTTTTCAGCGTGAAGTCTTTACTGCCCAGCAAGTCCAAGGCAAATTCGAAGAGTTTTCTTGGATTGAAGCCATGCTGCGGGATAAGTTCGGTAACTTGTGGCTAGGTAGCCATGCTTATGGCTTAAAACGGCTACGCAAGCCACAAACCCAGAGGTACAGCACTAAACAAGGTATAGCGGATCCTTTTGTTTGGTCACTTCAGCCGTGGCGAGAGCATATGCTAGTGGGTACTAATAATGGTTTATCTTTATTGAATGATGGCCAGTTTGAAACAGTACCTGCTAATAAACACATACCTAACCCTTTAGTCTATAGCATGTTTTTGGATAGCAAACATAGGTTATGGCTTGGTTTACGCGGTGGTTTAAGCCGACTTGATGGCAATACTTTAGTGTGGCAACAAAATTATGATTCCATTTCGCATTTAATGGTCTCGTCTTTTGCGGAAGAAAATGAGCGGGTGTGGGTAGGCACAAATCGTGGATTATACTTTGTTAAAGAAAATAAGTTACAGCTACAACTAGAGCCAGAGGTATTACAAGAGGCTCAAGTGCGCACTGTGGCACTTGATAGTAAGCATCGATTATGGGTTGGAACCGAAAATGGTCTTTATTTACGAGAAGGAGATAGTTTTACTGAACTCAAGGACCTACCTATATCTGGTGGCTTTATCAGTGTGGTAAAAGAGTTTTCTGATGGCAATATACTGATTGGCAGCCTTAATTATGGTTTTGTTTTTGGCCAACCCGGAGAATGGTACTGGTTTAATCAAAATAATGGCTTGCCAGGTAATGGTATTATCTATGTTGAAAAAGTAGCAAATCACTTGATAGTTACTAATTTAGAAGGCGCTTATCGGCTGAATTATGCAGCGCTTAGCCAAGGTAAAGCTGAGCAAGTATATATGATGCTAGATGATCGTAGGCCTGAATCAGTGACTGACTCACGTCGATGTTGTAATGGCGCAGGTAGTAGCAAAGGTGCTTTATATGCTAACCAATTATGGTTCCCTACCTTAGATGGTGTACTGGCTTTTCCTGTCGAACAATTAGAGCAATATGGGCCTATACCTCAACCAGTATTAGAAAGTTTAACGGCAAGTGGTCAGCAGTACTTTAACCATAAAACAATATTGACACCTGAACAAAGAGACTGGCACTTCCGCTTTACCGCACCATTTTATACCTTGCCATCGTCTTTAATGTTTAGGTATCAGTTAGAAGGTTATGATAATAGCTGGATTGATGCCGGTAGTCGCCGCGAAGCCTTTTACACTAATTTACCACCAGGTCAGTACCGTTTTACTGTGCAATCCCGTTTAGCATCAGATTACCGCTGGAGTGATGCTGTGAGTATGGATATTAATTTACAGTATTATTGGTATGAAACAAACACAGCACGCATTGTAGTGTTATTGCTATTTATATTATTATTTTGGCTATTATATCGCTGGCGATTAATGAACTTAGCCAGTGCTAAGCAGAAACTAGAAATATTAGTACAAGAACGTACTAACGAGCTACATCAAGCTAACCAAAAGTTACAGCGTTTAAGTATGCAGGATGCGCTTACAGGATTGGCTAACCGGCACTATTTAGATACCAATATTAAACAAATAATTTCTCGTTCTGATCGTAGTAGCAGGCCACTGATTTGGGCTTTGCTTGATTTAGACCATTTTAAACAGATTAATGATACTTTTGGTCACCAAGTAGGTGACAATGTTATTAAAGTGGTAGCAGAGTTGTTGCAAACAAATAGTCGGCAGTCTGATCATATAATCCGTTGGGGTGGCGAAGAGTTTTTACTTTTGTTAGAACATAGTGCAGATGCTTTGTTAGTTTTAAAACGCATCCATCAAGCTATAGGTTGCTATCCATGGCAGCAAGAGATGGGTTTAAAGCAGCCGTTAACCTGTTCAATAGGCGCAATAACACAGCTAAAAGATTGGGATTGGCAGCATAGTTTACGTTTAGCTGACCACGCATTATATTGGGTAAAAGAGCATGGTCGTAATGGCTATATGTTATTGGAAGTAAGCTCGCCGCCCCAGAGTGAACTGTTGGCAGAAACCCTTAATATTAGCCAACTTTTGGTAGAAGGTAAGCTAAAGGCTAACACTAATCTAAAGTTTGCTAGTAATTAA
- a CDS encoding RidA family protein: MSKVIINTEAAPAAIGTYSQAVKIQNTVYISGQIPLVPSTMQMVSEDFAEQTHQVFKNLRAVCEAAGGTLNDMVKVNIYMIDLSQFATVNEIMSQYFTQPYPARAAVQVSALPKASQVEIDGVMEVPSTY, from the coding sequence ATGTCAAAAGTCATCATTAACACTGAGGCCGCACCTGCTGCCATTGGTACTTATAGCCAAGCTGTTAAGATTCAAAATACAGTTTATATTTCTGGGCAAATTCCTTTAGTACCTAGCACTATGCAGATGGTATCAGAAGACTTTGCTGAGCAAACCCATCAAGTGTTTAAAAATTTACGAGCAGTGTGTGAAGCGGCTGGCGGCACTTTAAACGATATGGTTAAAGTTAATATTTATATGATTGACTTAAGCCAATTTGCTACGGTAAATGAGATTATGAGTCAATATTTTACTCAACCTTACCCTGCCCGAGCCGCCGTTCAAGTGAGCGCCTTACCTAAAGCCAGCCAAGTTGAAATTGATGGTGTTATGGAAGTGCCCTCAACTTACTAA
- the gmk gene encoding guanylate kinase has translation MQQLSGNLFIISAPSGAGKSSLIQALLKQHKDMQVSISHTTRAPRPGEVDGVHYHFISIEEFKALIKQDAFFEWAEVFGNYYGTSKHSIQQSLEQGIDVFLDIDWQGARQIRQQTNTAIGIFILPPSLAELENRLTNRGQDSAEVIAKRMAEAYSEMSHANEYEYLIINDDFAQAQREFSQIVLAQRNSFDSQLSKHPALLTELLAKATK, from the coding sequence ATGCAGCAACTTAGCGGTAATCTATTTATTATCTCTGCACCGAGTGGTGCGGGGAAATCTAGCCTGATCCAAGCGCTTTTAAAGCAACATAAAGATATGCAGGTCAGCATATCTCATACTACAAGAGCACCTAGACCAGGTGAAGTTGATGGTGTTCACTATCACTTCATTAGTATTGAAGAGTTTAAAGCGCTAATTAAACAAGATGCTTTTTTTGAATGGGCTGAAGTCTTTGGTAACTATTACGGTACATCTAAACACAGTATTCAACAAAGTTTAGAGCAAGGCATAGATGTATTTTTAGATATCGATTGGCAAGGTGCACGGCAAATTCGTCAGCAAACTAATACTGCTATTGGTATTTTCATCCTACCGCCAAGTCTTGCAGAATTAGAGAATAGATTAACTAATCGTGGCCAAGATAGTGCTGAAGTTATTGCTAAGCGAATGGCGGAAGCCTACAGCGAAATGAGCCATGCCAATGAGTACGAGTATTTAATTATTAATGATGATTTTGCTCAGGCTCAGCGTGAATTTAGCCAAATAGTGTTAGCACAGCGTAATAGCTTTGACTCGCAATTGAGTAAACATCCAGCTTTACTCACAGAGTTGTTGGCCAAAGCAACAAAATAG
- a CDS encoding DUF4442 domain-containing protein, producing MALSLRKANWALKFFAWRYIPLIGFCSPKIVHMDNKTLEVTIPHGWRTKNHLGSVYFGALAIGADLAGAFLVFTKAQNRGVNANFAFKDVQGQFLKRPEAKVHFTSHDGDIIDQMIDESLASGERINRPVSVVVTCPSLHGSEAMATFTLTLSVKAKKRKG from the coding sequence ATGGCATTATCATTACGTAAAGCTAACTGGGCTTTAAAGTTTTTTGCTTGGCGCTATATTCCATTAATAGGTTTTTGTTCACCTAAAATTGTTCATATGGACAATAAAACCCTTGAAGTAACTATCCCTCATGGTTGGCGAACCAAGAACCATTTAGGCAGTGTCTATTTTGGCGCCTTAGCCATTGGCGCTGACTTAGCCGGTGCTTTTCTGGTATTTACTAAGGCTCAAAACCGCGGTGTGAACGCTAACTTTGCATTTAAAGATGTGCAAGGGCAATTTTTAAAGCGACCTGAAGCTAAAGTGCATTTTACTAGCCACGATGGTGATATTATCGACCAGATGATTGATGAGTCATTAGCCAGTGGCGAGCGAATTAACCGTCCAGTTTCAGTTGTTGTCACTTGCCCTAGCTTACATGGCTCTGAAGCTATGGCGACATTTACCTTAACACTCTCAGTAAAAGCCAAAAAACGTAAAGGCTAG
- a CDS encoding methyl-accepting chemotaxis protein has translation MNGIKQLSIKQKFLFSIASVITILSVLTSWFTVNHISNLTLDRVKTEVSSKVEAGAIDALKFFSEYAQVSRTFIESPQFIKWFAEYPGRGVDLSTVPGYDDINNTFKSISERDPVILSAFLAFGPSDEYFREDERTGVDTEGPDAGKLDKGYFVTRRPWYQEMMKETTYVVRSPHEDFQTGRISGVVQGPVYLPDGTLMGFGGVDLYMNKIGEQVDRVQYEGEGFAFLLDEQGNLVHLATQAGIEAIKVNDSFSKLNDLPDSSGFHLLVEAAKNQTSGFIPVKLQGQNYYASFQPVAADFPKIAWLTGLLVPEYMIEEPIQQAANWAIVFTIIFITAMVIVVLLLIRIILKPLSELEIALRGIASGDGDLTRTIQVKNQDEVGILANHFNAFVAKLRQSLQNTASQADKVQYSSQHLTAVATNTNNEIQASKQQIDSVSTAVNEMAATVQEISYNAHETSDAAIIAQQQADEGTKLSNHSVSDMDMLAQTMLDSVEVIAGLAKESENIGTVIDVIESIADQTNLLALNAAIEAARAGDQGRGFAVVADEVRSLAGRTSDSTEHIRVMVEKLQNIAKHAENKMEQGKKQTDQSADRAKAIQSALTKISAAIDKVQQQSSEIAGATSQQQVVAEDINQRLTEVNDLVNSTAKHADALSLEAISLDKSATELNKIVQQFKI, from the coding sequence ATGAACGGAATTAAACAGCTGTCTATAAAACAAAAGTTTCTATTTAGCATAGCTTCAGTTATTACTATTTTATCCGTACTAACCTCTTGGTTTACAGTAAATCATATAAGTAACCTGACTCTTGATAGAGTAAAAACAGAAGTTAGCAGTAAAGTAGAAGCTGGTGCTATCGATGCATTAAAATTCTTTTCTGAATATGCTCAGGTATCACGTACCTTTATTGAAAGTCCGCAATTTATAAAGTGGTTTGCTGAGTATCCGGGCCGAGGTGTTGATCTAAGCACAGTGCCAGGCTATGACGATATTAATAATACCTTTAAAAGCATAAGTGAGCGAGATCCGGTAATTTTATCGGCATTTTTAGCTTTTGGCCCATCAGATGAATATTTCCGCGAAGATGAACGTACAGGAGTCGATACAGAAGGCCCAGATGCAGGTAAGTTGGATAAAGGCTACTTTGTAACAAGAAGACCTTGGTACCAAGAAATGATGAAAGAAACTACCTATGTCGTTCGCTCACCACACGAAGACTTTCAAACCGGTCGCATTTCAGGTGTAGTTCAAGGTCCAGTTTATCTACCCGATGGCACCTTAATGGGCTTTGGTGGGGTAGATTTATACATGAATAAAATAGGCGAGCAAGTTGACCGAGTGCAATATGAGGGTGAAGGTTTTGCTTTTTTACTCGATGAGCAAGGCAACTTAGTCCACTTAGCAACTCAAGCAGGTATTGAAGCTATAAAGGTTAATGATAGCTTTAGTAAATTAAATGACTTACCAGACTCCTCAGGATTTCATTTACTGGTTGAAGCGGCCAAAAATCAAACCTCAGGCTTTATTCCCGTTAAGCTGCAAGGTCAAAATTATTATGCTTCATTTCAGCCGGTAGCAGCGGATTTTCCTAAAATTGCTTGGTTAACCGGTTTGTTAGTGCCGGAATATATGATTGAAGAGCCTATTCAACAGGCTGCAAACTGGGCTATTGTCTTCACTATTATCTTTATTACTGCCATGGTTATCGTGGTGTTACTGTTAATCCGCATTATTCTAAAACCATTATCTGAATTAGAAATAGCGCTTCGTGGTATTGCTAGTGGTGATGGTGATTTAACTCGAACTATCCAAGTTAAAAACCAGGATGAAGTAGGAATATTAGCAAACCACTTTAATGCCTTTGTAGCTAAGCTTCGTCAGTCATTGCAAAACACTGCTAGCCAAGCTGATAAAGTTCAGTATTCTAGTCAGCATCTTACTGCAGTTGCAACTAACACTAACAATGAAATTCAAGCGAGCAAACAACAAATAGATTCTGTTTCAACAGCAGTAAATGAAATGGCCGCGACGGTACAGGAAATTAGCTACAATGCCCACGAAACTAGCGATGCCGCTATTATTGCTCAGCAGCAAGCAGATGAAGGTACTAAGCTGTCTAATCATTCTGTATCTGATATGGATATGTTAGCCCAAACAATGTTAGATAGTGTGGAAGTTATTGCAGGTTTGGCTAAAGAATCTGAGAATATAGGTACTGTTATTGATGTGATTGAATCCATTGCCGACCAAACTAACTTATTGGCACTTAATGCCGCTATAGAGGCAGCCCGAGCGGGGGACCAAGGCAGAGGCTTTGCTGTAGTAGCTGATGAAGTGAGATCGTTAGCGGGTCGTACTAGCGATAGCACTGAGCATATTCGAGTAATGGTAGAAAAGTTACAGAATATCGCTAAGCATGCAGAAAATAAAATGGAGCAGGGTAAAAAACAAACAGACCAAAGTGCTGATAGAGCCAAAGCTATCCAAAGTGCCTTAACTAAAATTAGTGCCGCTATTGATAAAGTGCAGCAGCAAAGTAGTGAAATTGCCGGAGCAACCTCACAGCAGCAAGTGGTGGCTGAAGATATTAATCAGCGCCTAACTGAAGTGAATGATCTAGTGAATAGTACTGCTAAACATGCGGATGCATTATCTTTAGAAGCTATTTCGTTAGATAAGTCAGCTACTGAACTTAATAAAATAGTTCAGCAATTTAAAATTTAA
- the rpoZ gene encoding DNA-directed RNA polymerase subunit omega, producing the protein MARVTVQDAVDKIGNRFDLILVASRRARQLAVEGKEALVDIENDKPTVIALREIEKGLITSTSLDAQERRDQIQQEATEMAAVAAIIGSDQ; encoded by the coding sequence ATGGCTCGCGTAACAGTTCAAGATGCAGTAGATAAAATTGGTAACCGGTTTGATTTGATTTTAGTAGCATCTCGTCGTGCTCGTCAGTTAGCGGTTGAGGGTAAAGAAGCATTAGTTGATATCGAAAATGATAAACCAACAGTTATTGCTTTACGTGAAATTGAAAAAGGCTTGATCACTAGCACTTCGTTAGACGCGCAAGAACGTCGTGATCAAATTCAGCAAGAAGCGACAGAAATGGCCGCAGTTGCTGCTATTATCGGCTCTGATCAATAA
- the spoT gene encoding bifunctional GTP diphosphokinase/guanosine-3',5'-bis pyrophosphate 3'-pyrophosphohydrolase, producing MYLFEGLKKQISAYLPPEQVALVQQAYVVARDAHAPQTRSSGEPYITHPVAVSSILAEMRMDHETLMAALLHDVIEDTPYDKKDLAELFGETVAELVQGVSKLDKVKFKDYHEFEVTNLQKMFMAMTQDIRVILIKLADRTHNMRTLGALRPEKRRRIAKETLELYAPIANRLGIHNIKNELEDCGFQALYPMRYRALSTAVRQARGNRRELLEKIRHEILDRLTTVGIIAEVTGREKHLYSIYTKMKNKELMFNDVMDIYAFRVVVDSIDQCYRTLGVVHNLYKPIEIRFKDYIAMPKQNGYQSLHTSLIGPHGIPIEIQMRTHEMNETADNGIAAHWMYKANGEHQDTTAQVRARRWMQSLLELQQHAGNSAEFVENVKSELYPDELYVFSPKGRIVELPIGATPVDFAYAVHTDIGNRCVGAKIDRRPYPLNKPLETGQTVEIITSPGGKPNANWLNYVVTSRAILGIRNYLKKQKQAEAVNLGKRLLSSALGDIKLEDIPPERLEPVLKNSKQQSLDELCSEIGLGNQLAIAVARRLLGEFDSPEPNSSAKTENSDSKLKSKAFIVGSDGMLITFAKCCRPIHGDEIVASATPGKGLYVHRSDCRNIKSWDKEPGKFFPVKWDKTVDQQFLCDIRIFILNRHGLLAKLTTLIAAQGSNIQNLVTDDRDTGEYVIKITLSVRDRVHLANVMRKIRVMPDVQKVYRRR from the coding sequence GTGTATTTATTTGAAGGTCTAAAAAAACAAATTAGCGCTTACCTACCACCCGAGCAAGTTGCCTTAGTGCAACAAGCTTATGTAGTGGCACGGGATGCACACGCCCCGCAAACCCGCTCTAGTGGCGAGCCTTATATTACTCACCCCGTTGCAGTCAGTAGCATTTTGGCAGAAATGCGCATGGACCATGAAACCTTAATGGCCGCTTTGCTGCACGATGTTATTGAAGACACGCCTTATGATAAAAAAGACTTAGCTGAACTCTTTGGCGAGACAGTCGCCGAACTAGTTCAAGGCGTAAGTAAGTTAGATAAAGTAAAGTTTAAAGACTATCACGAATTTGAAGTCACTAACTTGCAAAAAATGTTTATGGCCATGACCCAAGACATTAGAGTGATATTAATTAAGTTAGCTGACCGTACCCACAATATGCGTACTTTAGGTGCACTTAGACCTGAAAAACGCCGCCGCATAGCCAAAGAAACTTTAGAGCTTTATGCGCCAATTGCTAATCGTTTGGGTATTCACAATATAAAAAATGAATTAGAAGATTGCGGTTTTCAAGCCTTATATCCCATGCGCTATCGCGCTTTATCCACAGCAGTACGCCAAGCGCGAGGAAATCGTCGAGAATTATTAGAAAAAATTAGACATGAAATTCTCGATCGCCTAACAACAGTGGGAATTATTGCTGAAGTCACAGGCCGCGAAAAACATCTGTATAGCATTTATACCAAGATGAAAAATAAAGAGCTGATGTTTAATGATGTAATGGATATTTATGCTTTTAGAGTTGTGGTTGATAGCATTGATCAATGCTATCGCACCTTAGGTGTAGTGCATAACTTATATAAGCCGATTGAAATTCGCTTTAAAGATTATATAGCCATGCCAAAACAAAATGGCTACCAATCATTACATACTTCATTAATAGGCCCGCACGGGATTCCAATCGAAATTCAAATGCGTACCCATGAGATGAATGAAACAGCGGATAATGGCATTGCAGCCCATTGGATGTATAAAGCCAATGGTGAGCATCAAGACACTACCGCCCAAGTGCGCGCTCGGCGATGGATGCAAAGTTTATTAGAGCTACAACAACATGCTGGCAATAGTGCTGAATTTGTTGAGAATGTTAAATCTGAACTCTATCCTGATGAATTATATGTCTTCTCGCCAAAAGGCCGCATTGTTGAATTGCCAATAGGGGCAACGCCTGTCGATTTTGCTTACGCAGTGCATACAGACATTGGTAATCGTTGTGTTGGTGCCAAAATAGATCGTCGCCCTTATCCATTAAACAAGCCTTTAGAAACTGGTCAAACGGTAGAAATTATTACCAGCCCAGGCGGTAAGCCAAATGCTAACTGGCTAAATTATGTGGTAACTAGCAGGGCTATATTGGGCATTCGTAATTACCTTAAAAAGCAAAAACAAGCTGAAGCTGTTAATTTAGGTAAACGCTTATTAAGCTCAGCGCTGGGTGATATTAAACTAGAAGATATTCCACCTGAACGCCTAGAGCCAGTTTTAAAAAATAGTAAACAGCAAAGTTTAGATGAATTATGTAGCGAGATAGGCTTAGGTAATCAACTGGCTATAGCTGTAGCAAGACGCTTACTAGGTGAGTTTGATTCACCCGAGCCAAATTCAAGCGCTAAAACCGAAAACTCTGATAGCAAGTTGAAGAGTAAAGCTTTTATCGTTGGTTCTGATGGCATGCTTATCACTTTTGCTAAGTGCTGTCGCCCTATTCACGGTGATGAAATAGTAGCTAGTGCTACACCAGGTAAAGGTCTGTACGTACACCGCTCTGATTGCAGAAACATAAAAAGCTGGGATAAAGAGCCGGGTAAATTTTTCCCAGTGAAATGGGACAAAACTGTTGATCAGCAATTTTTATGTGATATTCGAATTTTTATTTTAAATCGCCATGGCTTATTAGCCAAATTAACTACCCTTATTGCTGCTCAAGGTTCCAATATTCAAAATCTAGTTACTGACGATCGCGATACTGGCGAATATGTGATTAAAATTACCCTGTCAGTGCGAGACCGCGTTCATTTAGCCAACGTTATGCGAAAAATTAGGGTTATGCCAGACGTACAAAAAGTTTATAGAAGGAGATAG